In one Mucilaginibacter sp. PAMB04168 genomic region, the following are encoded:
- a CDS encoding PQQ-binding-like beta-propeller repeat protein encodes MNKKLIPFLYFLLLVSIANAQSFKFAFVSDTHIGNQTAAEDLRRTVKDINANDELKFVVITGDITEFGADAELALAKQILDSLNKKWYIIPGNHDANWSESGSNTFRRVFGAETFAFNYGGYLFTGASSGPNMRMGPGQVPRENIVWLDSVLKSTPAQTPVVYLNHYPQDSAQNNWYNVIDRLKKKNVQLILCGHGHQNHQYTFDGIPGVMGRSNLRAKDSIGGYNIVTFDNNTAYFEERKPIIKANKPWAKVALMQRAFDKDTARYYRPSYAVNQKLTRVKPVWTYQDQSDIGSGMAIHKNAIILTDTKGLIYALNKDNGKRLWSYATQGKIYSTPAVSGNYVVAGSSDQNVYCLSAITGKLVWKAQAEKAIVASPVIKDNVVFIGASDGHFRAIYLNNGKLKWDYNEVKGFVVTKPLIYKNIIYFGCWANDFYALDVNSGKLIWKWNNGSGNRMFSPAACYPVAANGRVFIVAPDRYMTAFDASTGRVIWRKQDPKLRVRESMGISADSSLIYVKTMDGNLLGISPVADSMHVAWKSTLQLPYELCPSAIVEYQGVVFVPTHSGIVYGVDRNSGQTLWKYKVSNCLVNTVLPLNSKVYVSTTDGAVACLGKQ; translated from the coding sequence ATGAATAAAAAGCTAATTCCGTTTTTATACTTCTTACTGTTAGTAAGTATTGCAAATGCACAGTCATTTAAATTTGCCTTTGTTTCTGATACGCATATTGGTAACCAAACAGCGGCCGAAGATCTGCGCAGGACCGTTAAGGATATTAACGCCAATGATGAGCTTAAATTTGTGGTGATAACGGGTGATATTACAGAATTCGGAGCCGACGCTGAACTAGCCTTAGCTAAACAAATTTTGGATAGCTTGAATAAAAAATGGTACATCATTCCGGGCAATCATGATGCAAATTGGTCGGAGAGTGGCAGTAACACTTTTCGCCGGGTGTTTGGTGCCGAAACTTTTGCTTTTAATTATGGAGGATACTTGTTTACGGGCGCAAGTTCGGGTCCGAATATGCGGATGGGGCCGGGCCAGGTACCGCGTGAAAATATTGTATGGCTCGATTCGGTTTTAAAAAGCACACCAGCGCAAACACCTGTAGTGTACCTGAACCATTACCCCCAAGACTCTGCCCAAAATAACTGGTACAACGTAATAGACAGGTTAAAAAAGAAAAACGTACAACTTATTTTATGCGGGCACGGTCATCAAAACCACCAATATACCTTTGATGGTATTCCTGGTGTTATGGGTCGGTCTAACCTGCGGGCTAAAGACAGCATTGGAGGATATAACATTGTTACTTTTGATAATAACACAGCGTATTTCGAAGAACGTAAGCCAATAATAAAGGCTAATAAGCCTTGGGCAAAAGTGGCCTTAATGCAAAGGGCGTTCGATAAGGACACTGCCCGCTATTATAGGCCTTCCTACGCCGTAAATCAAAAACTAACAAGGGTAAAGCCGGTATGGACCTATCAAGATCAAAGTGATATAGGCTCGGGCATGGCTATACATAAAAACGCAATTATACTAACCGATACCAAAGGGCTAATTTATGCTTTGAACAAGGATAACGGGAAGCGCTTATGGTCTTATGCAACTCAAGGAAAAATTTACTCTACACCGGCGGTTTCCGGAAATTATGTTGTTGCCGGATCCTCTGATCAGAACGTTTACTGCCTGTCGGCCATTACCGGTAAATTAGTTTGGAAAGCACAGGCCGAAAAGGCTATTGTAGCTTCGCCTGTAATTAAGGATAATGTTGTTTTTATAGGTGCTTCAGATGGTCATTTTAGAGCCATCTACTTAAATAACGGAAAGCTGAAGTGGGATTATAACGAAGTGAAGGGCTTTGTGGTAACCAAGCCACTAATTTACAAGAACATCATCTACTTCGGATGCTGGGCTAACGACTTTTACGCTTTAGACGTAAACTCCGGCAAGTTGATCTGGAAATGGAACAATGGCTCTGGCAACCGTATGTTTTCGCCCGCGGCATGTTACCCGGTTGCTGCTAACGGCAGGGTTTTCATTGTAGCGCCCGATCGCTACATGACAGCGTTCGATGCTTCAACAGGTAGAGTAATATGGCGCAAACAAGACCCGAAATTAAGAGTGAGGGAGTCGATGGGTATTTCTGCTGATAGTTCCCTCATTTACGTAAAAACAATGGATGGTAACCTACTAGGCATTTCGCCTGTTGCCGATTCAATGCATGTAGCTTGGAAGTCAACTTTGCAATTACCATACGAGCTTTGCCCTTCGGCTATAGTAGAATACCAAGGCGTTGTTTTTGTGCCAACACATTCGGGTATAGTATATGGTGTTGATCGTAATAGCGGCCAAACCCTTTGGAAATACAAAGTTTCTAATTGTTTGGTGAATACAGTTTTACCGCTAAACAGTAAAGTATACGTTAGTACTACAGATGGTGCTGTTGCTTGCCTGGGTAAGCAGTAG
- a CDS encoding TonB-dependent receptor — protein MKQKLLRMFFALLFLSVQAIAQQKAISGKVTNADDGNPQPGVSVKVKGGTNGTVTDVNGMYSIQAANGQVLVFSFIGSSNQEITVGSSNVINVKLGADTKSLNEVVVVGYGTQKRADLTGAVTTVDTKALQSRPITDVGRGLQGVVPGLTITTATGDIGTDPKIRLRGLRGSVNTGAGGAAPLILVDNAEIPSLQLINPDDIESISVLKDAASASIYGTRAAFGVILITTKSGKRNGTNTVTYSNNLAWAAPLNTPKMSLASENSQATLLALQRFSPNTANFKVIGYTVDAGAIAKMRDWEQKYLGQDLGSEMVQGRDFDITGGNLYFYRTWDPAKLYLRDWTPQQTHNLGVTGGSDKINYNLGIGYLGQSGVLKVNPDEFDRYNFTLGVNASPKQWVDVRGKIIFSNTKATSPFSFSGSQYGPYYYLYRWPSNYPYGTFNGLPFRGTITEVEQAKMDETKSSTARIQLGSTFKLAKGLTVNADYYYTGTDSHLHQTGGNTSAYDFWSFNGTNLNYTPYQAASFNKVVYNSTWTRINTGKLFATYDKTISDHSFKAILGGDIEYNELTNNSSEKRNLLDPNYGEIRLATGDQFVDGVHNHFSTLGYFGRINYGYKNKYLLELNGRYDGSSSFPGTDLYAFFPSASAGYVLSEESFMQKTKSWLSFLKIRASYGQVGNQVVTTRGDYAFLPVMPSSSSGWLLPSGNAITVATPPYVSPTLTWEKVKTADLGLDARFLNNDLGITFDVFRRTTSDMLTNGATLPSSFGTGAPRVNYGELRGTGWELAVDYNHAFSNGLHISFTGTLSDATETITKFANTTRGLPGPIAEINTTYYEGMKLGEIWGYETDRLFTESDFSGRNAAGRYIYAPGVASQAQLESGSFYFGPGDVKYKDLNGDGVIYSGTSTLDDPGDKKVIGNSTPRYLYGLRLGADWKGFDVNVFFQGVAKRDLWASGPTVFPGFRAAEGWYANQMDYWTPENPGAFYPRPTDYGATVDRWNFQPQTRYLLNMAYLRLKNLNVGYSLPKRLTERIKIQKLRVFFSGENILTFDHLGEIPIDPEIDFSQSQLNLDRAGFGRVYPYRKTYSLGLQVTF, from the coding sequence ATGAAACAAAAGCTACTTAGGATGTTCTTTGCGCTATTGTTTTTGTCTGTGCAGGCTATTGCACAGCAAAAAGCAATTAGCGGTAAAGTAACTAACGCCGATGACGGAAACCCGCAGCCCGGCGTATCAGTTAAGGTAAAAGGAGGAACTAATGGCACCGTGACCGATGTTAACGGTATGTATTCCATACAGGCAGCTAACGGCCAGGTGCTGGTATTTAGTTTTATCGGAAGCTCAAATCAGGAAATTACAGTGGGTAGCAGCAATGTGATCAATGTAAAACTTGGTGCCGATACCAAATCACTCAACGAGGTGGTTGTGGTAGGTTATGGCACACAAAAGCGGGCCGATTTAACAGGTGCCGTAACTACTGTTGACACAAAAGCACTACAATCGAGGCCAATTACTGATGTGGGCCGCGGCTTACAAGGTGTTGTGCCGGGCTTAACCATAACTACCGCAACCGGTGATATTGGTACAGACCCCAAGATCAGGTTACGTGGTTTAAGAGGGTCAGTTAACACAGGTGCCGGCGGCGCAGCACCGCTTATTTTGGTAGATAATGCCGAGATACCAAGTTTGCAGCTTATTAACCCCGACGATATTGAGTCTATATCAGTATTAAAGGATGCAGCTTCTGCATCTATATATGGTACTCGTGCGGCATTTGGTGTAATACTAATTACAACCAAAAGCGGTAAAAGAAATGGTACAAACACCGTTACTTATTCAAATAACCTGGCTTGGGCAGCACCCTTAAACACGCCTAAAATGTCGCTTGCTTCTGAAAACTCGCAGGCTACCTTGCTGGCTTTGCAGCGGTTTAGCCCTAACACGGCCAATTTTAAAGTAATAGGTTATACGGTTGACGCTGGTGCCATAGCTAAAATGCGCGATTGGGAACAAAAATATTTAGGTCAGGACTTGGGTAGTGAAATGGTACAGGGTCGCGATTTTGATATTACAGGTGGTAACTTGTATTTCTATCGTACGTGGGATCCTGCCAAATTGTATCTTCGCGACTGGACACCACAGCAAACACACAACCTGGGCGTAACCGGGGGCAGCGATAAGATTAACTACAACCTGGGTATTGGTTATTTAGGGCAGTCGGGCGTGTTAAAGGTAAACCCCGATGAGTTTGATCGTTATAATTTTACCTTAGGTGTTAACGCAAGCCCTAAACAGTGGGTGGATGTACGCGGAAAAATTATCTTTTCTAATACCAAAGCTACCAGTCCGTTCTCATTTTCGGGTTCACAATATGGCCCTTATTACTACCTGTACCGCTGGCCATCTAACTACCCTTACGGTACTTTCAATGGTTTGCCTTTCAGAGGTACTATTACCGAGGTAGAACAGGCCAAAATGGACGAAACCAAGAGTAGTACAGCCCGCATCCAATTGGGTAGTACGTTTAAACTGGCTAAAGGCTTAACCGTTAATGCCGATTATTATTATACAGGTACCGATTCCCACTTGCATCAAACGGGCGGTAACACCTCCGCTTATGATTTTTGGTCATTCAACGGTACCAATTTAAATTACACGCCTTATCAAGCCGCTTCTTTTAATAAAGTGGTTTACAATTCTACATGGACACGTATTAATACAGGAAAACTATTTGCAACATACGATAAAACCATTAGTGACCACTCGTTTAAAGCCATATTAGGCGGCGATATAGAGTATAACGAGTTGACCAACAATTCATCGGAAAAAAGAAACCTCCTTGATCCAAATTATGGCGAAATTAGATTGGCAACTGGCGATCAATTCGTAGATGGCGTACATAACCATTTCTCTACCCTGGGTTACTTTGGCCGTATTAACTATGGGTATAAAAACAAGTATTTGTTAGAGTTAAATGGTCGCTATGATGGATCATCAAGCTTCCCAGGCACTGATCTATATGCTTTCTTTCCTTCTGCTTCAGCAGGTTATGTATTAAGTGAGGAGTCGTTCATGCAGAAAACCAAATCATGGTTGTCTTTCTTAAAAATAAGAGCTTCTTACGGTCAAGTGGGAAATCAGGTTGTTACGACCCGGGGTGATTATGCTTTCCTACCAGTCATGCCTTCTTCTAGTTCGGGATGGCTACTGCCATCAGGCAATGCAATTACTGTTGCTACCCCCCCTTACGTTTCGCCTACTCTAACCTGGGAAAAGGTTAAAACAGCCGACTTAGGACTTGATGCCAGGTTTCTGAATAATGATTTGGGTATCACGTTTGATGTATTCAGAAGAACAACAAGCGATATGCTAACTAACGGTGCCACGCTGCCAAGCTCGTTTGGCACAGGCGCACCAAGGGTTAATTATGGTGAATTAAGAGGAACAGGCTGGGAATTGGCAGTGGATTATAATCACGCTTTTTCAAATGGCTTGCATATCAGTTTCACAGGTACATTGTCTGATGCAACGGAAACCATAACCAAATTTGCGAACACAACACGTGGATTGCCCGGACCTATTGCCGAAATTAACACAACCTATTATGAGGGTATGAAGCTCGGCGAGATATGGGGTTACGAAACAGATCGCTTATTTACTGAAAGTGATTTTTCGGGAAGGAACGCAGCAGGCCGTTATATTTATGCTCCGGGAGTCGCTTCGCAGGCTCAGTTAGAAAGCGGTTCATTCTACTTTGGACCTGGTGATGTAAAGTACAAAGATCTGAACGGCGACGGCGTAATCTATTCTGGTACTAGCACACTGGATGATCCGGGCGATAAAAAAGTAATTGGAAATTCGACACCACGTTATCTGTACGGCTTAAGGCTTGGTGCCGATTGGAAAGGATTTGATGTAAACGTATTTTTCCAGGGTGTAGCTAAACGCGACCTTTGGGCAAGCGGTCCAACCGTATTCCCCGGCTTTAGAGCAGCAGAGGGCTGGTATGCTAACCAGATGGATTACTGGACACCGGAAAACCCTGGAGCCTTTTATCCAAGACCAACAGACTACGGCGCAACTGTTGACAGATGGAATTTTCAACCACAAACCCGGTACTTGTTAAACATGGCGTACCTGCGCTTAAAAAATCTGAACGTAGGCTACTCATTACCTAAAAGACTAACAGAGCGTATAAAAATCCAAAAGTTAAGAGTATTTTTCAGTGGCGAAAATATTTTAACTTTTGATCACTTAGGCGAAATTCCGATAGATCCGGAAATTGACTTTTCGCAAAGCCAGTTAAACTTAGACCGAGCAGGCTTCGGACGCGTTTATCCTTACAGAAAAACTTACTCTTTAGGTCTACAGGTTACGTTTTAA
- a CDS encoding phosphodiester glycosidase family protein, producing MRLIVVLTFLTLNIAFASAQTDSVIFKRIEWDTKRLGPGIHLKQAWFRGKSLFKSNQFISVLEVKARRKTKFDLAYEPKQKRTTSDFGSDKHAIAAINGTFFDVKNGGSVDFIKSDGQIINENRLEKGDKRARHQQAALVIKDGKLSIAEWDGSADWEKKLDGEDVMLTGPLLLHDNKQVALDSASFNVLRHPRSAVAITDNNRVLLITVDGRSANSAGVSLFELRKILRWLHCSDGVNLDGGGSTTLWESKDGVVNYPSDGGKWDHKTQRKVANVVLVKRK from the coding sequence ATGCGTTTAATTGTGGTTCTAACATTTTTAACGTTAAATATTGCTTTTGCATCCGCTCAAACCGATTCCGTTATTTTTAAAAGGATTGAGTGGGATACTAAAAGGCTTGGTCCGGGCATTCATTTAAAGCAGGCTTGGTTTAGAGGCAAATCTTTGTTTAAATCGAACCAATTTATATCTGTTCTCGAAGTTAAAGCCCGACGCAAAACGAAGTTCGACCTGGCTTACGAGCCAAAGCAAAAGAGAACAACCAGTGATTTTGGAAGCGATAAGCATGCCATAGCAGCCATCAACGGAACTTTCTTTGACGTTAAGAATGGCGGTTCGGTTGATTTTATTAAATCAGATGGCCAGATTATCAATGAAAACCGGCTAGAAAAAGGAGACAAACGGGCAAGGCATCAGCAAGCGGCTTTAGTAATAAAGGACGGCAAGCTAAGTATTGCAGAATGGGACGGCAGTGCTGATTGGGAAAAAAAATTAGATGGTGAAGATGTGATGTTAACCGGGCCGTTACTCTTACATGATAACAAACAGGTGGCATTGGATTCTGCCAGTTTTAATGTTCTTCGGCACCCGCGGTCGGCGGTCGCCATAACCGATAACAACCGCGTATTGCTTATAACGGTTGATGGAAGGAGCGCAAATTCTGCAGGAGTTAGCTTATTTGAATTAAGAAAAATATTACGCTGGCTCCATTGCAGTGATGGCGTAAACCTTGACGGTGGTGGCTCAACAACACTATGGGAGAGCAAAGATGGGGTGGTTAACTACCCATCTGACGGTGGAAAATGGGACCATAAAACACAGCGTAAGGTAGCTAACGTTGTGCTGGTGAAACGCAAGTGA
- a CDS encoding family 10 glycosylhydrolase, translating to MRLLPCLTLALLLGLFIIPNITNAQTPPKREFRGVWIATVQNIDWPSKRGLASGVQQQELVQILNEHEKSGINAIMLQIRPSADALYANSKEPWSLFLAGKPGLAPQPFYDPLKFAIDEAHKRAMELHAWFNPYRATNDLADSNVSANHITRTHPEWFFTYGSKKYFNPGLPEVRKYIISIIMDVVHRYDIDGVHFDDYFYPYPGKDKLPDTTTYAQYGTGFNDINDWRRHNVDTLIHVLSDSIHAAKKHVKFGISPFGIWRNLKDDPNGSVSNGLSGYSALYADARRWTQAGWVDYVNPQIYFPFYYPAAPYEKLLEWWSNNAFNKHVYIGQAVYRAMENREGWRDKQQLPNQVRALRKNARVQGSVYFSSKSVTDNLAGFQDSLRANFYKYPALLPQMIWLGESVPMAPSGLKAVYSNSKAQLTWQYSKRPANVYGYVIYRFKAGEKVDIYKPQNIIKISFDKTLRSYTDTTASNGCKYVVTALDRLKNEGYPSKPAVLKIR from the coding sequence ATGAGACTATTGCCATGCCTCACTTTAGCTCTATTATTGGGGCTTTTCATTATACCAAACATAACTAACGCACAAACTCCTCCAAAACGCGAATTTAGGGGCGTATGGATAGCCACGGTTCAGAATATTGATTGGCCCAGCAAGCGCGGATTGGCATCGGGCGTACAGCAGCAAGAACTTGTGCAGATTTTAAATGAGCATGAAAAAAGCGGCATTAATGCTATTATGTTGCAAATACGACCGTCGGCCGATGCTTTATACGCAAACAGCAAAGAGCCCTGGAGCTTGTTCCTTGCTGGCAAACCGGGCCTTGCACCACAACCGTTTTATGATCCGTTAAAGTTTGCAATAGATGAAGCCCACAAAAGGGCTATGGAATTGCATGCCTGGTTTAATCCGTACCGTGCTACCAATGATCTGGCCGATTCAAATGTTAGCGCCAATCATATTACCCGTACACATCCGGAATGGTTTTTTACTTACGGGAGCAAAAAGTACTTTAACCCCGGTTTACCAGAAGTTCGGAAGTACATCATCAGCATAATTATGGATGTGGTACATCGCTATGATATAGATGGGGTACATTTCGATGATTATTTTTACCCGTACCCGGGTAAGGATAAATTGCCTGATACAACTACCTATGCACAATACGGAACAGGTTTTAATGACATTAACGATTGGCGACGCCATAATGTCGATACCCTTATCCATGTTTTATCGGACAGTATTCATGCCGCTAAAAAGCATGTTAAATTTGGCATAAGTCCATTTGGCATATGGCGTAATTTAAAGGACGATCCTAATGGGTCGGTATCTAACGGCCTTTCGGGTTATAGCGCATTATATGCTGATGCCCGTAGATGGACGCAGGCCGGATGGGTCGATTACGTGAACCCGCAAATTTATTTTCCGTTTTACTACCCGGCTGCACCATACGAAAAGCTGTTGGAATGGTGGAGCAACAACGCCTTTAATAAGCATGTATATATTGGGCAGGCCGTATACCGTGCTATGGAAAATCGCGAGGGCTGGCGTGACAAGCAGCAATTACCTAACCAGGTAAGGGCATTACGTAAAAATGCCCGGGTTCAGGGAAGCGTATACTTCAGTTCAAAATCGGTTACCGATAACCTTGCCGGATTTCAAGACTCTTTACGCGCCAATTTTTACAAGTACCCTGCTTTGCTTCCTCAAATGATTTGGTTGGGCGAATCGGTACCAATGGCACCTAGCGGCTTGAAGGCAGTCTATAGTAATAGTAAAGCACAGTTAACCTGGCAATACAGCAAAAGACCGGCAAATGTATATGGCTATGTAATTTACCGTTTTAAAGCAGGCGAAAAGGTAGATATTTATAAACCGCAAAACATTATCAAGATCAGTTTTGATAAAACCTTGCGATCTTATACTGACACAACCGCTTCCAATGGTTGCAAGTATGTTGTTACTGCTCTCGATCGCCTTAAAAATGAAGGTTATCCAAGCAAACCAGCTGTACTCAAAATAAGATAA
- a CDS encoding DUF1343 domain-containing protein yields MKITILSVLIIVSASWHNYSKPTQALLHNSKPSTFAKSLITGADQTEKYLPYLKGKRIGMVVNPSSRIGDKASVDSLKALGVNIVKIFGPEHGFRGDASNGAHVDDSTDPKTGIQVVSLYGKSGKPAAQDLAAVDLMIYDLQDVGARYYTYLATLHRVMEACAENNKELMILDRPNPNGYMVDGPVLDMKLKSGIGFHPVPIAHGMTVAEYAQMINGQGWMANGIKCKLKIIPLANYKHSMPYTLPVHPSPNLNTQQSILLYPSLCLFEGTIISQGRGTYFPFTVLGNPDLKGQYKFAFTPKSIPGMSETPLFQDMECFGLDLRKYDTKKLIKSKRVNLSWLIEMYKAYPFKDKFFDYKQSKQMGNFDKLAGTTTLKEQIIAGKTEEEIRASWEPGLTQFKKMRQLYLLYP; encoded by the coding sequence ATGAAAATAACAATACTCTCTGTTTTAATAATTGTGTCGGCAAGCTGGCATAATTATAGCAAACCAACACAAGCTTTACTCCATAATTCTAAGCCAAGTACTTTTGCCAAATCGCTTATAACCGGCGCAGATCAAACCGAGAAATATTTACCTTATTTAAAGGGAAAGCGCATTGGTATGGTGGTTAACCCATCGTCGCGTATTGGTGATAAGGCCAGTGTTGATAGTTTAAAAGCGCTTGGCGTAAACATTGTTAAAATATTTGGTCCCGAGCATGGCTTCAGAGGCGATGCCAGCAATGGTGCACATGTAGATGACAGTACCGACCCTAAAACAGGTATACAAGTAGTTTCCTTATACGGCAAATCAGGTAAGCCAGCCGCACAAGATTTGGCAGCGGTTGATTTAATGATATATGACCTGCAGGATGTTGGTGCTCGGTATTATACTTACTTAGCTACCTTACATCGGGTAATGGAAGCTTGTGCCGAAAATAACAAAGAATTGATGATACTGGACAGGCCCAACCCTAACGGATATATGGTTGACGGGCCTGTGCTGGATATGAAGCTAAAATCTGGCATCGGGTTTCATCCGGTACCTATTGCACACGGTATGACTGTTGCCGAATATGCGCAAATGATAAACGGCCAGGGCTGGATGGCTAATGGAATAAAATGCAAGCTGAAAATTATTCCGCTGGCTAATTATAAGCACAGTATGCCTTATACTTTACCGGTACATCCGTCACCAAACCTCAATACGCAGCAATCTATTTTATTATATCCTTCATTGTGCCTTTTCGAGGGGACTATTATTAGCCAGGGCAGGGGTACTTACTTTCCGTTTACCGTGTTGGGAAACCCTGATCTGAAAGGGCAATATAAATTTGCCTTTACGCCGAAAAGTATACCTGGAATGAGCGAAACACCGCTTTTTCAGGACATGGAATGCTTCGGCCTCGACCTGCGAAAATATGACACCAAAAAGCTCATTAAAAGCAAGCGGGTCAACTTAAGCTGGCTTATTGAGATGTACAAGGCCTATCCGTTTAAAGATAAGTTTTTTGATTACAAGCAAAGTAAGCAGATGGGCAACTTTGATAAGCTGGCCGGCACAACAACTTTAAAAGAACAGATTATTGCCGGTAAAACGGAGGAAGAAATCAGGGCAAGTTGGGAACCGGGTTTAACTCAGTTTAAAAAAATGCGCCAGCTTTATCTTTTATATCCTTAA
- a CDS encoding RagB/SusD family nutrient uptake outer membrane protein, whose protein sequence is MKTLKYLIIIIAVTTTIFGCKKADKFLDRPPLDALIDGNYWTSEGNVRTFAYGFYTTYFPGYASGFDLTWGGYFSGETLNDDFAPTTPTVLTRQVPQTGGGWSFTNIRKANILIDRINRVPMSTEAKNHWRGVGRFFRAMEYASKVKAFGDYPFYNKEINDDDKAALYKPRDPRTLVMDSVLADFQYAAANVRVVDAATGPQKLIVNRDVVLAFMSRVFLYEGTWQKYQENNTAKATQYLEAAKFAANEVMTKGGYTLAADYRKLFNSLDLSTNSEIILYRRYQTGLLTHSLNSYVNKEPQTGVSKNAVEAYLASDGLPISISPLYQGDKTINNVMANRDPRLRATITNDIRLPGKVGNYSTSGYSTLKFLNEDIKDLTNGNSSLNDTQAPVIRLGEVLINYAEACAELGTLTQTDLDNSVNKLRKRANINMPNLQVVGGLPAVNNVVYNDPKRDPSVPAMIWEIRRERRVELMMEGFRNSDLRRWKKYEYLDTQANPDINLGAWINKADYPGTTVTIQNNATQGYIIPAPRAETQRIFNDPRVYLSPLPIDQIKLYKDQGVDLKQNPGW, encoded by the coding sequence ATGAAGACTTTAAAATATTTAATTATAATCATCGCAGTTACAACTACAATTTTTGGTTGTAAGAAAGCTGACAAATTTTTAGACAGGCCTCCTTTGGATGCTCTTATAGATGGCAATTATTGGACCAGTGAAGGTAACGTAAGAACTTTTGCGTATGGCTTTTATACCACCTATTTCCCCGGATATGCCTCAGGCTTTGATTTAACTTGGGGTGGATATTTTTCGGGTGAAACCTTGAACGATGATTTTGCACCAACAACGCCTACGGTACTAACAAGGCAAGTTCCACAAACGGGTGGTGGCTGGTCCTTTACCAATATCCGTAAAGCCAATATTTTAATAGATCGTATAAATCGTGTTCCAATGTCAACTGAGGCTAAAAATCATTGGAGAGGGGTTGGTCGTTTCTTTCGTGCAATGGAGTATGCCAGCAAGGTTAAAGCGTTTGGTGATTATCCATTCTATAATAAAGAAATAAATGATGACGACAAGGCTGCCCTTTACAAACCACGCGATCCACGCACACTGGTAATGGACAGCGTTCTAGCCGATTTTCAATATGCTGCTGCTAATGTTCGTGTTGTAGATGCCGCTACCGGGCCGCAAAAATTGATTGTAAACCGGGATGTGGTATTGGCATTTATGTCGCGGGTATTTCTATATGAAGGAACCTGGCAAAAATACCAGGAGAATAACACTGCAAAGGCTACCCAATACCTGGAAGCTGCAAAGTTTGCTGCTAATGAGGTAATGACCAAAGGTGGTTATACGCTTGCCGCCGATTATAGAAAGCTGTTTAACTCGCTTGATCTTTCTACTAATTCGGAAATTATTCTATACAGGAGATATCAAACCGGCTTGCTTACGCACAGCTTAAACAGTTATGTTAATAAGGAGCCACAAACCGGTGTTTCCAAAAACGCTGTTGAAGCTTATTTAGCCAGTGATGGTTTACCTATCAGTATTTCACCCTTGTACCAGGGAGATAAGACTATTAACAATGTAATGGCTAACAGAGATCCACGTTTGCGGGCAACCATTACAAACGATATAAGGCTGCCGGGTAAAGTGGGTAATTATTCTACCTCAGGCTATTCTACCTTAAAGTTCTTAAACGAGGATATCAAGGATCTGACCAATGGCAATAGCAGCTTGAACGACACGCAGGCACCTGTAATACGTTTGGGCGAGGTACTGATTAATTATGCCGAGGCTTGCGCCGAACTGGGTACATTAACGCAAACCGACCTGGATAATTCTGTAAATAAGCTACGCAAAAGAGCTAACATCAATATGCCTAATTTACAGGTCGTTGGTGGTTTGCCGGCTGTAAACAATGTAGTTTACAATGATCCCAAAAGAGACCCTTCTGTACCGGCCATGATATGGGAAATACGTCGTGAACGCAGGGTTGAACTGATGATGGAGGGTTTCAGGAACAGTGACTTACGCAGGTGGAAAAAATATGAATACCTGGATACCCAAGCTAATCCTGATATTAATTTAGGTGCATGGATAAATAAGGCTGATTATCCTGGCACTACTGTAACCATCCAGAACAACGCAACCCAGGGATATATTATTCCTGCGCCAAGGGCCGAAACGCAGCGGATATTTAATGATCCGCGGGTATATTTAAGTCCGTTGCCAATAGATCAGATCAAACTTTATAAAGATCAAGGTGTGGATTTAAAGCAAAATCCAGGCTGGTAA